The sequence cgaagaaagcgaccagaaaaatggaccaatggcttccttcttcaccacaacaacgcgccgtgtcacaactcgcttctcattcgtgagtttttggccaaaaaaagtgttcctgtctgtccacatccgcctttctttttcctgtttagcctctggtaaactaccgtttagataattcttcagaggatgaatgaggatgatatgtgtgagtgtaaatgaagtgtagtcttgtacattctcagttcgaccattcctaagatgtatggttaattgaaacccaaccaccaaagaacaccggtatccacgatctagtattcaaatccatgtaaaaatatctggctttactaggacttgaacgctgtaactctcgacttccaaatcagctttgggaagacgcgttaaccactagaccaacccggtgggtgtccACATCCGCcttactcaccggatttagcaccatgcgacttttggctcttcccaaaaattaaaactgtgcttaaaggaaaatgttttgacaccattgctgacattgagagggccacgaccgagcagctgacagcccttccgaaagacgccttccagaaatgcctccagtcatggagtcaatgttgggataagtgcattgctagccaaggacagtactttgaaggagattacatcgaattctatgtaaccttattactttttttaataaaaaattattcaccgtatttttttatcacacctcgtatattccAAAACAACCAATCACATAACGTTCTttagttacaaccccttaaatttatttgttcaaattgaacaaataatacaaataagttaatttttattattatttttatttattttattattatttttatttattttattattatttttatttattttattattattttttttattttttattattattattttacattttgaaatcgggcttgtaaaaattctccagttttttttttacgttacattTGCAGAGAATTCACCATGTAAAGTCAACAAAAACCAGTATCTGTCCCTTGAAGACAAAGATAAATTCTGAGCTCCATATGTAGCAAGCAGCAAGTGCTACATTAtactaacccagtggttaaaatgaagaaaagagcatttgccttttgacatacctatgatttggtgagagcatactaaccattatgatgactgctatttttgcttaacaaatgttactggtttcaattcaaacaataaaaggaTATTGCATACCATGTTGTTGTTGGCTTACTCCAACATCttggaaagaaaattttgattacCCAGAAGGCCCAACCAATGAATCCTTAACTTCAATAGATatttacattccagaagaatcaaatactgaatctCACCTCATTACTGAGTGACCTAATTCATGacttgtatttgttgaaacaacatgcagaactcctaggaTCACGTCTTAAACAATggactttattaaataaacaaggatactaaaatttcaacaCACAAAAATTgaaacgaaaatttactgaaatactatagaagagattgtttaatttgttcctgtcTTGATGTTTttgggctaatgtctgaactggtcattgaatatgttattcatgattgatatttatttatagactcatcaaaaagaagcttaaaggcagtgttgttacataactcgaataagtttttttctataccggtagcacatgctgtagcAATAAAGCATATGATAATATgccaaaattttaaaagctattaatatgatgaacactcatggcaAATCATTGCTGACTTGAAAGTGATAGTCCTTCTTCTTGGTCTCCAGattggctttacaaaatatatgtgtttgtggGATAGACAGGGATAAACACTACGCAATTAAAGActcagtttaccccaggaaaggaaaatgttgtcaatattctcCTTGTCaaagcagatcgtattattttaccacctctacacataaaactaactATGCATAATGAATTTTCTAAGAGCATTATAAAGATGGAGATGACTTTGAATATTTCGCTGAGGATTTTTCACAGTTAAGTCAAGCCAAATTAAATGAGGAAATATTCATCGGgccacaaatataaaaattaattcttgatcatatatttgacagcaaactgaatccaaaagaactagcagcatggaagtcattcaaagatgttgttactggttttgttggaaacaaaaaactgaaaaccatgatcagcttataaattaacttttagtgaactacaaaaatttaggcagcagaatgtcattgaaaattcattttttacattctcatttggacttttttgcTTTAAACTTGGGTGAAATCAGAAacaaacaaggagaaaggttcaatgaaaatatattacaaatggaacaacgttatcaaggcagatgggatgaatctatctATGATGAGTTACTACTGCTATATGataaaagagaagacttcactgaacacaaaaggagaataagaaaaaagaaattaagataaatgtaaaatatctgcaaaataaaggtaggaattttaatttttattatatttttattctattatttaagaagtttctcaatattttaaagggtcataactaaaaatttgaGGATGATGAAggaaaactgatttcatttcaaGATTGGCGATAAAAAATACTCtctaatttacctacttttatctcagttccaaatttttttttaattggcctatgcaactaataaattaaatatgtatacaataaaataacagttttaatacCATTAATctctaaatattacattatgtatGTAAGTAGGTACATATATACGCTAGatgttaaatttaagtatataaaaaattcttgtttaccTTTTCAGCAACTATTAATAAACTTGTCAACAGAGTTAATATTGTATTTGTCAAAGGaatcatttagttttaaataaattgatcagtAGTGTTTTCTAATAGGTCAAAGTATTACACtgtgtaacaaaaataatgttttttttttttaaataaatgattttctctTTTCAGTAAATGTTgtgtattcataaatataaacacatggagttaccagaatttttaatttactaaaaatttgtcTTAGTAATATTTACTGGCAACACACAAAGACTTTAAACcccatttttacatattaaaacttattagttttttttttgagtagcttcagtttttttttcagtagcttAAGTTTTCATCCCACAAAAATTTGTCATCAATAAATGTCCAAAGGTTTACATTATGGCaacagaaaaaaactatttttgtcatTAATGGAAATGCTTTCCATATAATTAGCAAAGCTACATCTACCTGAAAAATACATTGCAATGGTTTATGCAAAATGTTCTAACTCTGTTGTATCTGTTGATTAATATACAGTTTTATCATCTGTGAAGAGAGTAAAGGTGTATAGTgtgatattttgagaaaaatcatTGCTAAGTATTAAGAAGACCACAAGACTAAGGAAGTGTCCCTAGGAGTCTCAATTCTACATTCTGAAATAATTATCtccttttagaatttttatattttgaaagatgaaatttcaactggTTGTTAGTCATTGTAGCCAGTAACGATCACTCTAAAAATTTGACTTgcatttgtgtatttatttatttgctttgttttgtatttaaattattttatttatctacttttttccAAACAgcaatttaataagtttttttgttatccaATTTATTCACTCAGTACATGCTGTAAAGAGAATTGTATTATGGTCTTCCATTTATACATCTTAACCATTCAATTATCTTTTAATACTAATGATATATAATTTCAGTTTCTGCTTTGGTTTTGTTTCATTTGGCTGCAATATgatgaaatggaaaaattaaataagaaaagtcTTACCTGTACTTGTCTTACATGTACTTTTACTGCATGCATTTACTTTTTGTGTGAATTCACAgtgctttatatataaattttttaaatatttataggatTTTGGATTTGCAAAAAGATCGATATTTTGAAGTACTCAATGCAAAATACTGGAATTCTTCAAATAAAGGAATTTGTCACAACTTTGATGATTATGAGGGTATTTCTCTGGAAAgtttaggtaattatttttctgtatgaacataaaatatttcagttttagtagctatttttttttattctgtagatttctgtcattaaaaaaaaaaacaaacaaaaagagaaAGCTGTACTATTGTTGAGTAATATTAGTGTAATGTTAATATCAAACTTTAACTGAAGAGATTTCATTTAACTCTTCTGGTACTATTTACTTGCAGAAAACTCTGTTGAAATCATCGGATGACTGAATTTAGATATAACTTATTTATGAAAACcacttattttatgttatttttattatgtgaattccacttaattaaaattgtactgaaaggaaaatatatttcctcTGATGAAGATTTGAGAGATACCTTATATAATTATGTCCTAAAATTGTAACTGCAATCTTTGATAGTAAAAACCTTTGCTGAACGTTGTATTGAGTAAACTGGAAATAATATTGAAGCCTGTATACCAGTTATGTGATTGTTCCATCATTTTTAGAGAAAGTCTTCTTTTCTcgtatattaaaaagatattgttaaaaaaaatatttttattattttagtaattctgTTAAACTTTAATTTGTAATTCTGTTAAAACTTAGAGgaaattattacttctttgtactATGATAAATGTTAAaggataattttatgtataaaggtTATTTGTATAACCTGTGTAACTAAATTTAAGATTGTATagaattaattgcaaaaaaaatgttaaaaaagtaacacaaaatgaataaaagtaataataacaatgatgatgataagtggtagcatcttggccttttatctggtgattttaggttcaaatcctgttcagtcatggcatttttcatatgctacaaaattccatttctatattcccatgtacaagcttttCAAAGCTTCTGTAATGAATTAATCcgtcaagcaaaaaaaaaaatgtttgtatcagATTATGtttttcctgttttgtttttttttttattttaaaaaaaaaaacaattttttaagtgatTCTCAGCAAATAGTGTGAAACTAAAAAGTCtagactaaatttttaaaatttatttcataatttaaaaaaaagaaattatattaaagctaatatttttaattatgatatttaatgataatatcgaccattattttctgtattcattactattattaataataaatatgtattaaatattctttctttagcGGTTTTCCTGCTCCCATATATCCTGGATTGGACCACTGAAAGTATGCcacttacacatatatatatattacaaatctaTCGTTTTCACTTTATACTATTAGTTttgttattagaataaaaaacaattttaattattaatcagcgattttaaaattttagtaacatcttattttcatgttatgaatacagtatatttttgtttttaaaatgaacatttctTTGTTTAGGAGAAGGGTAAATGTAACAGTAGTggtttaaattcttataaaaataaataaataaattatatcacattATGTTATTACTGTAATGTGGAGGTTTCAGTTAGTTGTTTTACTTTTGGTTTTAAGGTTTTAAATGAACACAGAAATGTTTCATCTATATCAACTACGCCACCATCATTTTCAAATTCACCGCAGTAATTAGGAGCTGAAAACAATGTTACTAGTTTTTTATTGGCAAAAAATTCATATCCATCTTCAACAACTTGGTGTGCTCTACATATTAAATCTAATTGATGTTTTTCTAAAAACTTAGCTACCACctgaaatttagaaattataaattgaaattattcaagtaaattaattaaatgttaaatattaaattaacttttttaacagatatttagatgtctaaattattttctaaaatttatcagCTTTAAGTGCAGTAGAtgacatataatttaatattatgatatggtagtaaataccaaaaattatttaaatatttccatttgtttctatttaaaaaaatgctgcaCAAAAATTGATTtccaattatattttgaaaataaaccagTTATGACAATAAGCAGAGCATGCAGAATTGCCAGCAGTAATCCGTAATCTAATTGCACTACTAAAATATGACTATAGTGCTTTGAAACCCAAAGAGAATATTTCTGGCAAAATTCATGGAACTTGGAAATATAATAATGTCAAAAACTTCTGTAGAGTGTGAAAAAACATTGCAGCTCAAGAAGTTGTTTATAAATACCAGCAAATAAATATTGTCTCTGCCATACACATAAACTAGAAGAAGTATTTGTAAACTAGAACtattttttccactgtataatttattaggaataaataaattatatatttactgtttatttttttttttggaattggtcAGTTgtgaattaaatgtaaataatgaaatataaaaaaataacttgcaattgaaaatattaagtttcatggaataaaaatattagataattgtaaagaataataaaccagcagaaacttttgtaaaaaattataataaataaataaataaaatgtataaaagaagatgatcataatataaatgtattaaagatGCACCAAAGCATAAACAACATCGTCCgaaatggtctgaagaacggaAGATGACCTTTTCtggaagaatgaaagaattttagagggaaaagaagaatgccaagcgaaaggaatatgaatcatgaatgcttaaagtcttccattgggaagttcttggcttttattattattataatgtatgtattaaaaacaaagtgctattaaaaaaaaaaaaatattttattgtacacaTAAGCTGTCTATGTACTTATGTTACTTCAGGCAGTCCCCACACACATTTAGTCACTTATTCTACCACAAtaccaatttttgtttaaagaactTTATCATCATGTACTCTTGGGTTTCTCATTAGTTTAAAGCTGCACAGACCTTTATCTTTTTAAGAAGATATAATTTGCATCAAATATTAGCTGTTGGTGGAAACCTCCCATTTGATCTGAGCAAGAATTCATGCTATCATACAGAATAATACCTACTTGAGCTGCaaagttttttcatattctgCAATTTCCAATGTTAAACCCCCTTTGAGTTCCAAAGCACTACagtcattatattttagtttgatAGTGCAATTAGATTATAGACTACTGTTGGCAACTCTGCATGCTCTGTGCTACTGTCATAACTGCAAattttgtaacacatttttttaatatctgtttacaaataatttcaaatgtgTAGTATAGAATCCcaatacagtataaataaatacattgctTAACAGATTTAATCTAGAGTAATCAACTATCATAAAACTATCTAGagtaaacaacaacaaaaaataataaaaaattatgatttataatatttaccattgtataattctaattaaatatttccatgTGAATTTAATTCCCCAAAATATTCTAACACTTAAACtactaaagtaattttatttaataacattaatattagtaAGATTCCTAGTCCTCTTTGgttcaaagtaaatatttattttttaatcactattacaccaaactgttttttatttccttataaagcatgaaaacattaagattatttttttactgaaaatattgtgGGCAGAATTATTAACTTTCAAAAGGATTActtctaaagatttaaaaatacatttagaacTTAGGATAAGTGAATAATCAGTCTCAAAactgaaaacacaaaaaacaatcaaccttaaaaaacaacatgtttggtaactgtattaaaaaattctaaataaactgTTTGGGAAGCAGAATGAAAGAAAAGACAGGCTTATTTCATTGCTAAACTAGTACAAGGTGTTTTATAAAGTAGTATATAGCAATTTATTTCTTCCTCACTAGCTGTTGACAGAAAttgattagtaataattaattatgcagAACTAGGCAGTGAAAGATAACAATGATGGTATCTTTTTATACTTTATCCATTCTTCTGTGAATGATAATTGTAATCATAATGctaaaatgaatttgttaaatgaaattttatgttaaggAAGGCAGTAGACAAAATATTTCTTAGTTAGATCCATCCacaaaagaaacttaaaataGTAATGATTCCATTCAAAGAAACTTTTAAGGGATTGAAAAATACATCCTTTTACTGTTACAGACAATAGATAATTGGGAATGTCTTCTTGACATTCTTCACTCTTAACAAATAACACCCAATTTTAAAAATCAGCAGAATATGAACTCAACAAATCAATTAACTTTCTAGACTTCACCATATACTAAGTGAAAAGCTTGACTTTCAAAGCATATAGAAAAACTATAGATTTAATtaaagcatatataaaaaaatcctatCATAACTGACATTTGTATCCACTATAGATTTAATCAAATTACCCCATATAGCACAAACATGCATTTCTTTTTTCATGCTATATTGCCAATTATACACATTCAATTAGCTGGCAGTATACTGCCAGCTAAacaactaaacaaaacaaaaacaaaagaactaaacaaaattaaatatagcaTTTGTGAATGGTTACACACATATTCTTATAGTAGacttgtaacaaaatatttattcctaaagacaataaacatatattaattgacatttacacaaaaattattgccAATATATTCAGAAAAGGTGGAAAATTACttcttccttttaaaattataaagaaaatgtgtaaagctataggaaaaaatcacaaataattaagaaaacaaataatgatGTTTGCAACAAAGTTTAGAAATTTAAGTACAATCTAAGTTTTAAGAAACCAGGTTATACATTCATCCCCAGATATAAACAACATATTTGTTCACTGTACACAACAGACTCAACTTcagcaaattattttatagaaacaaagcTGTCAAAATTCtgatatcagattttatttagtGTATATTGTAGCTTACTAAACctgaatttgatataaaaaacaagttaaatgtATTGTTACATCCTAAAGCAGTTTCCTAATTACTTTAAGgtaaggtatttataaaattgcaatCTATCAACACTGATGATAAACGAACTGGACTGTAGTTTAAAGACCTTCTTGAACTATTCACTATAATTTTgagtcatattttaaattatttttttataaacattaaaaataaagagaaaatttggtTTGTTGcattaatttgcaaaattttcatgcttaataagtttaaataaaatagctgGAGGAGATTTCATGTTATGttagttgtatttttatacatcaagAGATAactaagtgaaaataaatttactacatatatttatatttagttttcttgTACTTAAAACATACgatgtatattatattatgacataatatgtattattacttttgtaagatataaaattaaaataacaaaacttgcTTACATCACGTCCAAAAGAGTAAGATATACCACGTTCATTCTGTGACCATCCACTTGTCATTTTACAAGGATCAGCCCATAGTAGGTCACAAACTAGCCCATAATCTGGTATTTCCAATGGTCTTTTTAACTTTCTTATCTGATCAAAATTATTAAGCTCTGGACTTAATCCACCATgacagcaaaatattttattttcaattaaagcaGCTACTGGTAAACAGTTAAATGTATCTGTAAATGTTTTCCATATTTTAGTATTGTACCTTCTTTTGCAGTCATCATAAAAACCATATATCCTATTTATAAACGCACATTCATGATTACCACGAAGTAGGAAGACCTTTtctggatattttattttgtatgccAAAAGTAGGCAAATTGTTTCTAAACTATTATTACCTCTGTCTACATAATcgcctaaaaataaaaagtttgctTCTGGTGGGTAACCTATCCCATCAAACCACCTTAGCAAATCATAATACTGTCCGTGAATATCACCAAATATTTTTACTGGTATCTTTAATTCAATTAAAGATGGTTGTGACATTAATATTTCTCTTGATTTTATACACAAACTTCTTACCTCACCTTCTGACAGTGGCATATCTCTTCGTACATTTTCATCTTTCCCACCAGCTAATAAACTTTCTATAATTACATCGATATTTATTTCATCTCcaccttcatttttataattatccatTTCTTACTTATATTTCAATTGTTCCTTTTTGTTTCtgtatttctgtataaattattaaaattacctcCTCCtccatatgtatgtatttattgatattaatttgtttttacatgttttgtttaatttgttatacatacttgtaaattttattgatcaGCTGCATGAAGTGTTTGCTTTTTAAGGTTAAATTGTTCTactaattaacataatttgttttttattaaaaatccattttattatatatatattttttaatttaaatatttttataacaaatatttattttgtcctttaaaaaattttaacataatatagattatatctttcctatttactaataattactttaatttaaatttcatttttgttaatgaatattttagcaaaacttatttaaatttaaaaatggttaagaagaaaattcagaaagtttagtttttttctatattttcagtgaattagaaaatataaaataattttattaatttcgtattaaaattaattagcaaaGACTATGAGATCTGtgacttttttaatgaaatagaaaataataaaaaatgtaattaatgttaaaataatacaagaatcttaatataaattttctttgatggaaaatgttaacaatttttctaaaaaaccttttataatgatttattagtcAGTCAGCTGCATAAGATTGCATCAtatttaacaacttatttttaatgtttgaaaaggTTAATTTATCACATTCCTATAATgtgttgtattattataaatgttgtcaaataaatttaaatatctacctgtactaatatgtaaaaatacagtttatctCTTTGAAATAGTCTCAAGAAATTTTGaactaataagaaaaatttgtacactttttttaagctttatcTTTCCTGATTATAACAAgttatacaataattttgaaactcCCTTTGCCTCCTTTGGTACCTCTTCATGGTATTATGATTAATACTGATTGGATAGAAATTCCCTTTTTTCTCAATCTGTTCTGtagtgaaaacaaaattaaatcatagTAGAATTTCAAACACTACtactttgtatatataaatatataatatgcaGGTAATTCAAAATTGCTTGGCATTACTTAAGGAGCTGATTTGGGACAATACTGTAAGAAAAAAGGTTCCTAAACATGTCTTAAAATGAATTCATTGGGCCTAAATTAAGGAGCAAATTTGTtggttttatatgctttttaacttgaagaaatgaataaaacaaattccaAAATTGTAACTAGTAGActccaaaaaaattgttatgaagccaaaaaattgagataaaatatcCTTTTATAGATTTGccaaaaattaagtttgttagatttccaataaatgaaaatttctaacaaaatttgtttagaatttaattcttacaaaattaatgtgagaaattttgaaaatcaaattagtATCTTCAAGTGGTAGTTGCATTGTTGAACTTTGTATGCTACACAGTTCCTAAGAATTTAACCTTAAAGTCTCATCTACACTTTTGTGTGATAGAAAATGTTGTGTAGTAAAGGAaaagatttgatttatttttttataatttcttgaaatttaaaaacaatttggagAATTTTTTGATTTACTAATAACTTACAATTATGAATTCTGTAAGTGTGGATGTgtgattaaatttgaaattaagtttattaaatttaattaataaatttattaatctaactaaataaattgaaaattatcaattgtatcaatattctttcttgagattatgttaaaataatattttattattgtttataattgatGTGTTCTGCAGGTGGTGTTATTATAGCAACATTATTTGGACTGGTGTTGGCAATGATTACATTATTCGCCGAAATTGTTTatcataaaagaaagaaaaataaaaatgataatcatCAAAATGAAGATAATATACAATTGGATATTCTTTCAGCTAGGGAATTTGGAGCTTCTATCAAACGCCGGTCACATATTATTAAgccaaatgtaaaatatatatctgtatttcCTCATTctcagttatattaaattatttctaagctggaaaaaattaaataactagatgtgtatgtatatgtactgacacccattaatttttataaataaaatgcactatggttatttatttttcttatattatttattatcaacagGCAAATGGCCAGTTGTAGagattttttgttggttttcggTTGAAATGAAGAAACTATCAAACTTTTACTGGTAGTTGAGATCGAGACtagttgaattaaaaaagaatgtagatttatttttagtctGCTATTTGGTAGCACTTTTatgttaatagtaaataaattttagttaataaataaatgttatacttaCATTTTTTAGCAAATAAACTTACTAATaacatattcattcatttttgatatgaaaaatactaacaaaaaagagtttttttggGCATTACAAATTATCAGCATCATGACATTTAGTGGTAGCTCACATAGCTTGTAAACATATTGCTTTTACTGATATGAAATCTCAGCATCTAAACATCCTTCCTTCGTGTCAGTGACTTATCCTTATAAAATAGAATTGCACTCATCATCATTCcctttattataaatagtaacaCATTATTTCCTACTACACATTTACTCTATTTTAGTAGTAAATGAATCATCCAACTGAAATACCTTCTGTAACTGCTAtgctattattaataaacagctatttgtttatttacagtgGGCCACTTCACATAGTATGTGTAATAGTTAACAGtagtaatttaatagaaaaaaagactgTAATCATTTCCCTCtatgttaatagaaaattataataccCCGTAAGCAATTTAAAACTGAATCAAGCCGgctcgaactgcagttatttgtaTGTCACTTTTAATGCTGCTATCATCACTGCTACTAATAGTGCCACTGTTTGTTGTGTATGTTACTACTCTCATCTATTGTTGTCATTAACTGTTCATGTTTCAGTGTAGTACAATTTTGTTCTTTGtagttgtgtttatttaaaatgctttattcaATCGATGAAAGGATTGCTATAGTGGAAGCTTATGTGTGTTCTGGACAGTGTATCATAGAGTAGAAAAACTGAATTCCAGTATCCCAGCAAAGTGTGCATGGTGTTCACAATTTGGTTAAAAAAGGCATTTAATGAGGGTCAGTTTCAAATGAAACGAAACAAGCAACCTTCCATTAGAACTTCAGAGGCCATAGCTGATgttcaaagaagaatttttgcctatccaaaaaatttatttgaaatttatcacaATAAAGTGGTGTAAAATACACGTCTTGCCATTAGactttgatttaaatttgaaaccacaTTGTATAACAACTGTGCAATAACTTAAGAACAGAAAACTAAAACATCttaattattgtgataattattggcttctcaaaaacattgttgatGGTGATAGACCCAATGCACGTAATTCATGTTGGATGAGGCATGCTTTCATTTGTCTGGACATATTAATTCAGAAAACACAGGTATTGAATGACTGAAAATTCTTAATGGATATTTTGAGCATCCACttcacaatgaaaaaaattgggtATATGGTGTGTTGTTTCTGGTAATCATATTGTGGGGCCAGTATATTTTGTCCAGACTATCAATACAGAA comes from Lycorma delicatula isolate Av1 chromosome 3, ASM4794821v1, whole genome shotgun sequence and encodes:
- the LOC142320752 gene encoding serine/threonine-protein phosphatase alpha-3 isoform-like, which translates into the protein MPLSEGEVRSLCIKSREILMSQPSLIELKIPVKIFGDIHGQYYDLLRWFDGIGYPPEANFLFLGDYVDRGNNSLETICLLLAYKIKYPEKVFLLRGNHECAFINRIYGFYDDCKRRYNTKIWKTFTDTFNCLPVAALIENKIFCCHGGLSPELNNFDQIRKLKRPLEIPDYGLVCDLLWADPCKMTSGWSQNERGISYSFGRDVVAKFLEKHQLDLICRAHQVVEDGYEFFANKKLVTLFSAPNYCGEFENDGGVVDIDETFLCSFKTLKPKVKQLTETSTLQ